The DNA sequence ATACGGTCGGATTCACCTAATTCGAGCATGGTGGCTTCGGCTGTGTCGACTGCGTCGCGGGTCCAGGCAAGGCCCTTTTttttggaggatgaggcgtAGATAATCTCGCCAATGTAAGTCATGAGCCCTGCCTCGTCACAGGCGGAGGTGGCAGTTCGGAGCGGCGGTTCATTTCCCGATGGGAGAGGTGCTGGGTATTCCACAGGAACTAGTATGATTTTAATCGAGTCGAAAAGATAACGGAACGGGTCCTTGGACTTGTGTAGAGATGGGAGTTTCGGCATAATTGTGCCAGGAGGTGGCGGCGGTAGAGAACGGCGGGCTTTCAGAACGGAGGTAAAGATAGACAGAGCGGTAGGAAGGTTGTTGTGCCGGGCATGATAAACTGCAAGCGCCGTCGAAACACGCAGAATATTTTCCGATGGTAAGGCCTTGCCATCATTTTTGAGAACTCCCGTTttcacatccaccaccttccCAGCGTCAACCGGCGACCCGGAGGCAGCAATATCCATAGCCCAATTATACATATCACTCGCGGTATCCTGCAGACCCTTATAATCCAACCAGTCCGCATAAGCAAGAGCAGCATCAAGCTTCTGCCGAGTATCAAATCCACGCGTAGTCAGGATCTTCATGTAAAAGACCTCCGGGCTCGGAGAAGCCTGCTCGCAATCCTCCTCCCGGGGCACCTTCTTCTGACCCGCAGGCATAGGTTTTGGACGAGGATTTGACGGACCAACAACATATTCAGCCGGCGCAGAAATACGCTGCTTCCGATCCGTCAACCACCCCTCAAGATTCTCCGCCGCTTTCGCAGCACCCATAAGCGCCTGGAAGTATCCTCTCCGCCACGGCTCACTCTTACTAGACACATCAAAGCCAGTCTTCCCAACACCCTCAACCAAAAACCCGCCATCGCCTTGCTCAACAATGCCCTTCCCTTCACCAACCGGATCTTCCAATCGCTCTAACAATTCCTTCAGATACCCCGCAACCATGGGCCAATTAGTCATCAACTTCCCAATATCCTCAGGATGCTGAAGGGCTTGCGCAGAGCGCAAGCACCACCTACTCTTCCACGACCATTCTGGCGGCGTGGGCCATTGATgttcgatttcttcctgGTAAACGCCCAGCTTGATCACCTGGAACAAGACCAGGATAGCATAGAACGACAGGCCGATTCGGAGACCGCGGTAAAGACGCTGTTTGTAATGTTCGCGGCTCTCGGTTGAGATCAATCGTGCGAAATGCTGTCGGAGGTGAATTGACAAGGGCGGCACAGGGCGACTGCTCGCTAATGGTGAGAGGAAGGGTAGCTGTGGCCTGACGTACGGAGGTGTTACGAGTTCGAGTCGGGACTTTTGCGTGAATGGACGAGAGGGATGGCGTAGACTGTGGTGGACAGGTATCCGAGTTGCCCGGATGGCCCCCGGTAGCCGACTGGGTAGGCGACGAGGTAGCATCTCTGATGCTTTCGATTGTGTTGGTGAGCTTGAGGACGGTCAATTCCGCTTTTCTGTGGTTGGAGGAAATTGGGAGGTCTGTTTGCATGGTTTGCATTGCATTTTTGCCCGCGGATTTTCTGAGATTTAGTTCCGTTCGTGCAGGTTAAAGCACCAGTAACAAATATTTAGTTTGCGAGAACATACGTATGATTCAAACATATGAAATAGATGCTTTTTTTCTACGTCGCCAATACGTGCGCACCGATCGCTATCATACCAGCAATACTCCGTAAGTTTACCAAGAACTCTCAAAATTTCAAGTATCAGTGGGAATCAAAGATAGTCCATTAAAGCAAAAACgttctatgatatctttcaaCACTTAGTGCAAAATCACTTTAAAATTCATTACCAAAAAGCCCATTCCAAAACACCTTGGCTCTAAGCACGGTCAAAGAAACCCTCAGTCTCAAGCAAGAGGATGATCTCGTGGACAATGCTGCGAACAGACTGCTTGGAGACATCGACAGTGAGGTGAGCGTTCTCAGGAGCCTCATAAGGGTCATCAACACCAGTGAAGCCCTTGATCTCACCGGCACGGGCCTTGGCGTAGATACCGCGCTTGTCGGTCTTCTCACAGTACTCCAGAGGAGTGTTGACGTggaccaggaagaaggaaccGTGCTGGGACACGGCCTCACGAGCGGCCTTCCGAGAGTGCTCGTAGGGGGCAATGGGGGCAGCGATGACAGCAGCACCGGCCTTGGTCAGCTCGCTGGCAACGAAGGCGATACGCTGAATGTTGGTGTGGCGGTCCTCACGGCTGAAGCCCAGCTCGGAAGAGAGCTCGTGGCGGACAGtgtcaccgaggaggagagagacAGCACGACCGCCCTGCTGGTTCAGGGTGACCTGCAGAGCACGAGCGATGGCGTCCTTGCCGGAGTTCTGGTAACCGGTAAGGAAGACGGTGAAACCCTGGGTGTGGCGAGGGGGGCTGGATTCACGCAGGATCTTAACAACTTCGGGGTAAGAGAACCACTCGGGGATGTGGGCACCGGTGCGGAGGCGGTTGCGCAGTTCGGTACCGGAGATGTCCAGAGTCTTCACACCGGCAGGAACCTCATCCTTAGGCTTGTACTCATCGGTGTCGGGCAGGTAGGTGACCTGCTGGAACTCGACAACCTCAATACCCAGCTCGTCCTTGTACTTCTCGACGGCGTGCTGAGCGTCGTAAGGGCCGTAGAACTCCTCGCCCTTGGAATTCTTACCGGGACCGGCGTGGTCACGGCCAACGATGAAGTGGGTAGCACCGTGGTTCTTACGGATGATGGCGTGCCAGATGGCCTCACGGGGACCACCCATACGCATGGCAAGGCCGAGCAGACCAAGGACGGCCATTCCGTTGGGGTAGCGGGGCAAGAGGGCCTGGTAAGCACGGACACGGGTGAAGTGGTCAATGTCACCGGGCTTGGTGAGACCGACAACGGGGTGGATCAGGACATTAGCCGCGCGAGCACGAGCCGCACGGACGGTCAGCTCACGGTGAGCTCTGTGCATGGGGTTTCTGCAGTTGACCGTTAGCACAAGCTTACACAGGGATCGTCATTAACGGTTGATGAAAGTACCTGGTCTGGAAAGCGACAACTCGGGACCAGCCGAGCTTGTCAAAGTGGATGCGCAGCTCTGCGGGGGTGTCTAAAACGTGTTAGCACTCAACATCAGGACATCTATTCGCGCCGGCGACAAAACGTACAGCGCAGGGCAACATAGTCGTAGTGGTTCAGCTTGTTGACAGCCTCGATCTTTCCACCAATGTAGAATTCCTCGACCTTGGTGTTGAGGTACTTGATGGCAGGGTGCTCAGGATCACCGCCAAAGACcagcttggcttccttctccctaaaccaagaaaaaaaatcaatTGTCAGTCATCCGCATTACCTGACCGAATGCAAAACCGCGCTCCAAAGCAAGAGGGCAGCACTCACTTGTCAGCACGGTAGATATCATCGATGGTCAGGATGGCCAGGTTGCGGTCATCACGGAAGTCGCGGAGAGTGACGCGAGAGCCAGCCTGCAGCTTGAGCTCGTTGATGACCTGTTGGGAGGCATCAAGGGTAATGGGCATGGAGAAAAGGTTGCCATCGGCAAGACGGCAGTTCTCACAGACACTAACCAGGCGCAATATGTTAGCGGATTGTTTTGGCAGCGTGTGGCTTCAATTGTAATCATAATTTCTAAGACCTCTGCCAAGACTCATTGTTGATGGTCTTGAATTACAATTGGTTTTCTTGGTGCGAATAGGGAGAGCGCAGCATACCCGTCGAAATCCTTCTGGTTCATGAAGCCTGCGGGGAGATATCGGAGTCAGCCACCGAGTCAACTTTCACGCCCAGCCATGTGCCAAGCGTTGTCGCAATACAACCAAGAAAAAACATCATTCTGCGATTGAGAACATACCCTCCAGAGGACTGAAGCCACCGTTCATGATCAGTTCAAGATCGCACAGCTGACGCTCGGAGAGGACGATGGCGGGCAGGCTCTCCGCCTCCGCGGCCAACTGGTCGTGGCGGGGAGCATCGCGGGCAAGAAGGTCCTTCAGGACACCACCGTGAGGGCTGTTGGCCATGTTGTATGTGTATATGGATTGACCAATTTAATGTATAaaagaaggtggaagagaaagagaaacacaaGAGGGGGGTATGGAGagattaaaaagaaaaagctgGTGGGATGGGAGAGTAGTAAGAGtagagggggagaaggacgTGCGGAAATAGTGGGGGGGGGGAATccagaaggaaaaagaaattgatttAAAAGAATCCgacaaaatgaaaaataaaaaaaataaaaataaaaagttcAATCCAAGGAACTTCTCAATTAGGTGAATGAATGGAAAAGCTCCTAGGAGAAAGGCAAATGTTCTCGAACCCCGAGGCGAATTGCCTTGTTCCAGCCAAAGAGGATAATAAGGATCGGAGTGAAGTCGTCAGGCTGTGGAGCCTCCAAACTCTTGGGTTTCCTTGGACGACGTATGCATTTTATGGAGTTCTCAACGTCAACACATCAGCTATCAGGATGATTTGTCCGAGGAGGCTTCCTAGATAATTTCAATtgatttctatttttcttgttgaGTATTTTTCTATGGATTAAATTAAAACTTTGCTTAGAGTATCCTTTAATCCTGACCTGTTCCTTGGTTCGTTCATGCCGTCTATCAATACTTACTCTATACTAGCCAAGAATCCTCCTACAACATACAACACTTTTAAACCCATTCAgtccctttcttttctttttccacTGCATATCTCCAAACAGTTCAACTCAAGGACAAAATATCCCACCATTCAAGACCATCCCCGAGCCTCCAAGGACCACGTCCTTCAACTGGAGACCAAACGGCCATTCCCAGGATCATCAAACCTAGACGAGTCATGATTTTCAGGGGTGTTAATGAATTATTCACGAATACTCTTCATTCGAGACAATCCTTATTACTTTAAGAGAAACTCAAGAAGTACAGTTACATTCGAAGGTgacatttcttttctttccttttttgttgttgtttatTGTTCTATCCTGTAAGTCCAAAGACATCTGCGAGATCGGATCGACAGGCACTTTATCACCGATAAATGCCGAACGAGTGAAACCAGTTTGATATCGCCTTAGAAACGGCTTTTCGGCAGCCCGCAGCCGGATCACGTGGCGGGGCACGCTCATCATCACGACATCCTCCACACGGCTTGCGTGATTGCGTCTCTTGGCAGGGCGATGCACGTGATATGCACGGCCCTAACGCTGCCACCGGATTCCGCTCCCAGGCCGACAAGCTGACGTATGATCCTTCTTGAATATGTCAAAGCTTCCCTCCTGAATAGTAGAACGTTTCACCATTCTCGCCGCCACATGGGTCAACGGCCATCATCCCCTTTTTATATCGGGAAACAGTGATGCGGAATGGACACGTAATTACTCTTATTATATCTCCTGGACTGCTCGGGTACTAGTATAGTTTCCTATCTAGATGACGATCGCCTAGCATACCCCCGCATCTATGTCGCATTAATTGAAAGGAGTCGTCAGCAATGCTGTTTCATGCATCGTAGGCGAGGACCGTCGTTATCATGAAGTACCCCTGCCAAGAAACCCATGGAGCCCTACCCGCAATGTCTGGCCCGCATGGATGCTTTCCGTTCGGACGGTGGAACTGCTCGCCCGGAGGATTCATGCGTTCGTGTTCACATAGGTGTCACAGCTCGCGCGGACGTTGATAAAGGATTCGCCCTATGAGACACGTCATCTGTGCTGATACAAGGCAAGATATCTGGAGGACAATATACACAAGGCGAATGTGTCTCGGATAGGAGCTACCAGAGTTTCCTCCTATGCTCCGCAATTCCTATTACGTACGGGGTGACTAAGTGGAGAACTATTTCATATAGCTCTACCGTTATAACAGAGTGTTACTAAACAGGGGTCTCGTACTCCATATTAGACATTTGTATGCTGTTGCAAAGCTTCTACGGGCAGTCCGGGCTTCAGGGAGCCATTGCTAGCTCAAACAACCCGATCCCCTCTAGACCATATACACCAACGCCTCCTCTGGACGCACATCCCCCTTCGTCAGCCGCTCCCATCCCCCATACATCCCCTCGGTGCCTGCGACCCCTTTACCCCAGACCAGACGCATGTCAGGGACCGTGGCCGCGCGGTCATCAAGCCATTGCTTCCACCGCAGATCCATTCTATCGAAAAATGCCTCGGGGCCGTCAAGCTCAATGGCCGTATCCCGGGTAGTAGAAGCATTGGATTGGATCTTCCCGAGCGCTTTCATAGATGCGTAGGCTTCGCgcacctcctcctcggtaTACACCTATATGGCTGTC is a window from the Aspergillus oryzae RIB40 DNA, chromosome 6 genome containing:
- a CDS encoding uncharacterized protein (predicted protein); this encodes MLPRRLPSRLPGAIRATRIPVHHSLRHPSRPFTQKSRLELVTPPYVRPQLPFLSPLASSRPVPPLSIHLRQHFARLISTESREHYKQRLYRGLRIGLSFYAILVLFQVIKLGVYQEEIEHQWPTPPEWSWKSRWCLRSAQALQHPEDIGKLMTNWPMVAGYLKELLERLEDPVGEGKGIVEQGDGGFLVEGVGKTGFDVSSKSEPWRRGYFQALMGAAKAAENLEGWLTDRKQRISAPAEYVVGPSNPRPKPMPAGQKKVPREEDCEQASPSPEVFYMKILTTRGFDTRQKLDAALAYADWLDYKGLQDTASDMYNWAMDIAASGSPVDAGKVVDVKTGVLKNDGKALPSENILRVSTALAVYHARHNNLPTALSIFTSVLKARRSLPPPPPGTIMPKLPSLHKSKDPFRYLFDSIKIILVPVEYPAPLPSGNEPPLRTATSACDEAGLMTYIGEIIYASSSKKKGLAWTRDAVDTAEATMLELGESDRIPRHRCAECLRVGLENWKTMVSRLVAKAEKEEQESIQNAGRSWFGGQKQIEAKSVERKRWEAENLILDDRIRRLWPMIDGESGLEGIAPNSSLFV
- the sC gene encoding sulfate adenylyltransferase (ATP sulfurylase (sulfate adenylyltransferase)) gives rise to the protein MANSPHGGVLKDLLARDAPRHDQLAAEAESLPAIVLSERQLCDLELIMNGGFSPLEGFMNQKDFDGVCENCRLADGNLFSMPITLDASQQVINELKLQAGSRVTLRDFRDDRNLAILTIDDIYRADKEKEAKLVFGGDPEHPAIKYLNTKVEEFYIGGKIEAVNKLNHYDYVALRYTPAELRIHFDKLGWSRVVAFQTRNPMHRAHRELTVRAARARAANVLIHPVVGLTKPGDIDHFTRVRAYQALLPRYPNGMAVLGLLGLAMRMGGPREAIWHAIIRKNHGATHFIVGRDHAGPGKNSKGEEFYGPYDAQHAVEKYKDELGIEVVEFQQVTYLPDTDEYKPKDEVPAGVKTLDISGTELRNRLRTGAHIPEWFSYPEVVKILRESSPPRHTQGFTVFLTGYQNSGKDAIARALQVTLNQQGGRAVSLLLGDTVRHELSSELGFSREDRHTNIQRIAFVASELTKAGAAVIAAPIAPYEHSRKAAREAVSQHGSFFLVHVNTPLEYCEKTDKRGIYAKARAGEIKGFTGVDDPYEAPENAHLTVDVSKQSVRSIVHEIILLLETEGFFDRA